In Amycolatopsis sp. EV170708-02-1, the following are encoded in one genomic region:
- a CDS encoding TetR/AcrR family transcriptional regulator, with translation MARGRPREEGIDDAVREAVRALLTETGYQRCTIDAVAARAGVGKAAVYRRWRSKAELVFAAVIHPVELDPPSDTGSLRGDVAAVLAVIQSSLDGVELRQALPSLLADVRADPALEARFGEVFLGRERGYLVQMLDRAVARGELSRRPDPALVHAILLGPVLTWLHLFTETPPSGGLAASLASPLHAAVVALGA, from the coding sequence ATGGCACGAGGCAGGCCGAGGGAAGAAGGAATCGACGACGCGGTCCGCGAGGCCGTGCGGGCGTTGCTGACCGAAACCGGTTACCAGCGCTGCACGATCGACGCGGTCGCGGCGCGGGCGGGCGTCGGCAAGGCCGCGGTGTACCGGCGATGGCGATCGAAGGCGGAGCTCGTGTTCGCCGCGGTGATCCATCCCGTCGAGCTCGACCCGCCGTCGGACACGGGCTCGCTGCGCGGCGACGTGGCGGCGGTCCTCGCGGTGATCCAGTCCTCTTTGGACGGTGTGGAACTCCGGCAGGCGCTGCCGTCGCTGCTCGCCGACGTCCGGGCGGACCCGGCGCTGGAGGCCCGGTTCGGCGAGGTCTTCCTCGGCCGCGAACGCGGTTATCTGGTCCAGATGCTGGATCGGGCCGTCGCGAGAGGGGAGCTCTCGCGACGGCCCGATCCGGCTCTCGTCCACGCGATCCTGCTCGGCCCGGTGCTGACGTGGCTGCACCTGTTCACCGAGACACCGCCTTCGGGTGGGCTGGCGGCTTCGCTCGCCTCACCACTTCACGCGGCTGTGGTCGCTCTCGGCGCTTAG
- a CDS encoding SRPBCC family protein encodes MPPVYETGSSVYRPGMTWTRTSREILPCPPSALWATLADFTRWPDWDPDLVGVELHGPAEVGSTGFLIPNGFRGRVHSRVAEPFTITSLIQDREIALRQPIPLGAMDLALRLTAVDGGTEFVQKVTFGGPMRAVMVAIIGGDVVKHFDVKCARLVELATTQADHDA; translated from the coding sequence ATGCCCCCAGTTTACGAGACTGGCAGTTCCGTATATCGTCCGGGTATGACCTGGACGAGAACCTCCCGCGAAATCCTTCCCTGCCCGCCGTCGGCGCTCTGGGCGACACTGGCCGACTTCACCCGGTGGCCCGACTGGGATCCCGACCTCGTCGGCGTCGAACTGCACGGCCCCGCCGAGGTGGGCTCGACCGGTTTCCTCATACCGAACGGATTCCGCGGCCGCGTGCACTCACGGGTCGCCGAGCCGTTCACGATCACGTCCCTGATCCAGGACCGCGAGATCGCCCTTCGGCAGCCGATTCCCTTGGGCGCCATGGATCTCGCGCTGCGGCTGACCGCGGTCGACGGCGGGACGGAGTTCGTCCAGAAGGTCACCTTCGGCGGGCCGATGCGCGCGGTCATGGTCGCGATCATCGGCGGCGACGTCGTGAAGCACTTCGACGTCAAATGCGCCAGGCTCGTCGAGCTTGCGACGACGCAAGCCGATCACGACGCCTGA
- the glpX gene encoding class II fructose-bisphosphatase, giving the protein MPTPTSSASSSRRPEAPDRNLAMELVRVTEAAAMAAGRWVGRGDKIGGDGAAVDAMRQLVSTVSMRGVVVIGEGEKDEAPMLFNGEEVGNGDGPDCDVAVDPVDGTTLMAKGMPNALAVLAVAERGAMFDPSAVFYMEKLAVGPDAAGKVDLAAPIAENIRRVAKAKNSSVSDVTVCILDRPRHEQLIKEVREAGARIRFISDGDVAGAIAAARPSTGVDMLLGIGGTPEGIIAACAMKCLGGELQGRLWPKDDAEREKALAAGHDLDRVLGNDDLVRGDNVFFCATGVTDGDLLRGVHYRAGGATTQSIVMRSKSGTVRMIDGYHRLTKLRSYSSVNFDGHLDDSLEADVVPPLP; this is encoded by the coding sequence ATGCCCACCCCCACCTCGTCCGCCAGCTCTTCGCGACGTCCTGAAGCCCCCGATCGCAACCTCGCGATGGAACTGGTCCGCGTGACCGAAGCCGCCGCGATGGCCGCGGGCCGCTGGGTCGGCCGCGGGGACAAGATCGGCGGGGACGGTGCCGCAGTGGACGCGATGCGCCAGCTGGTCTCGACCGTGTCGATGCGCGGTGTCGTCGTCATCGGCGAGGGCGAGAAGGACGAAGCCCCGATGCTGTTCAACGGGGAAGAGGTCGGCAACGGCGACGGGCCGGACTGCGACGTCGCGGTCGACCCGGTCGACGGGACGACCCTGATGGCCAAGGGCATGCCGAACGCGCTGGCCGTGCTCGCGGTCGCCGAACGCGGCGCCATGTTCGACCCGTCCGCGGTGTTCTACATGGAGAAGCTCGCCGTCGGCCCGGACGCCGCCGGCAAGGTGGACCTGGCCGCCCCGATCGCGGAGAACATCCGCCGGGTCGCGAAGGCCAAGAACTCCAGCGTCTCCGACGTCACCGTCTGCATCCTCGACCGGCCGCGCCACGAACAGCTGATCAAGGAGGTCCGCGAGGCGGGCGCCCGGATCCGCTTCATCTCCGACGGCGACGTCGCGGGCGCGATCGCCGCGGCGCGGCCGAGCACCGGTGTCGACATGCTGCTCGGCATCGGCGGCACCCCCGAAGGCATCATCGCGGCCTGCGCGATGAAGTGCCTCGGCGGCGAACTGCAGGGCCGCCTGTGGCCGAAGGACGACGCGGAGCGCGAGAAGGCGCTGGCCGCGGGCCACGATCTCGACCGCGTGCTCGGCAACGACGACCTCGTCCGCGGCGACAACGTGTTCTTCTGCGCCACCGGCGTCACCGACGGCGACCTGCTGCGCGGCGTGCACTACCGCGCGGGCGGCGCCACGACCCAGTCGATCGTGATGCGGTCGAAGTCCGGCACGGTCCGGATGATCGACGGCTACCACCGGCTGACCAAGCTCCGCTCGTACTCGTCCGTCAACTTCGACGGTCACCTCGACGATTCTCTGGAAGCCGACGTCGTTCCCCCGCTCCCCTAA
- a CDS encoding NAD(P)/FAD-dependent oxidoreductase: MSESAGETSYDLVIIGAGPTGLFAAYYAGFRGLSMAVVDSLPEAGGQVTAMYPEKMIYDVGGFAEVRGRDLVRGLLDQAAPFKPVYLLGRKAEKLESVEGGVTITLDGGQVLRAGAVLITAGIGEFTPRPLPAGDGWLGRGMVHFVPSLRAHEGQHVVVVGGGDSAFDWVLALHPVAASVTLVHRRAKFRAAESIVRQARELGVRIVTDAEVTRFLDRDGTLAEVEIQVKGAEPEVLRADTVVAALGFTADLGPIESWGLQIDHRAIAVDSTMATPRERVYAAGDVAAYPGKVKLIATGFGEAATAVNNIAVMLDPEAHLFPGHSSNAE, translated from the coding sequence ATGAGCGAGTCCGCTGGGGAAACGTCGTACGACCTCGTCATCATCGGGGCCGGTCCGACAGGTCTTTTCGCCGCCTACTACGCGGGATTCCGCGGCCTTTCGATGGCCGTCGTGGATTCACTGCCGGAAGCGGGTGGCCAGGTCACCGCGATGTACCCGGAAAAGATGATCTACGACGTCGGCGGGTTCGCCGAGGTCCGCGGCCGCGACCTGGTGCGCGGTCTCCTCGACCAGGCGGCGCCGTTCAAACCCGTGTATCTGCTCGGGCGCAAGGCCGAGAAACTCGAAAGCGTCGAAGGCGGCGTCACCATCACCCTCGACGGCGGGCAGGTCCTGCGTGCCGGCGCGGTGCTGATCACCGCGGGGATCGGCGAGTTCACCCCGCGACCGCTGCCCGCCGGCGACGGCTGGCTGGGACGCGGCATGGTCCATTTCGTGCCCTCGCTGCGGGCGCACGAAGGGCAGCACGTGGTCGTCGTCGGCGGCGGGGACTCGGCGTTCGACTGGGTGCTCGCGCTGCACCCGGTCGCCGCGAGCGTCACCCTCGTGCACCGGCGCGCGAAGTTCCGCGCGGCCGAGTCGATCGTGCGGCAGGCACGCGAGCTCGGCGTGCGGATCGTCACCGACGCCGAGGTCACCCGGTTCCTCGACCGTGACGGCACGCTGGCCGAGGTCGAGATCCAGGTCAAGGGCGCCGAGCCCGAGGTGCTGCGCGCCGACACGGTGGTCGCCGCGCTCGGCTTCACCGCGGATCTCGGGCCGATCGAAAGCTGGGGGCTCCAGATCGACCATCGCGCGATCGCCGTCGACTCGACCATGGCGACACCGCGGGAGCGGGTCTACGCGGCGGGCGACGTCGCGGCGTATCCGGGGAAGGTGAAGCTGATCGCGACCGGGTTCGGGGAAGCGGCGACGGCGGTGAACAACATCGCGGTCATGCTCGACCCGGAGGCGCATCTGTTCCCCGGTCATTCGAGCAACGCGGAATAG
- a CDS encoding exodeoxyribonuclease VII small subunit, which produces MSKPGGETAELGYEQARDRLVEVVRELEAGGLSLEQSLALWEKGEQLAKVCEHHLEGARERIEAALSSVEDEAGDGQ; this is translated from the coding sequence GTGAGCAAACCCGGTGGCGAGACCGCCGAACTCGGCTACGAACAGGCCCGCGACAGGCTGGTCGAGGTCGTCCGCGAGCTCGAAGCGGGCGGGCTGTCCCTGGAACAGTCGCTCGCCCTGTGGGAGAAGGGCGAGCAGCTGGCGAAGGTCTGCGAGCACCACCTCGAGGGCGCGCGTGAGCGGATCGAGGCCGCGCTGTCGTCCGTCGAGGACGAGGCCGGCGACGGTCAGTGA
- a CDS encoding trypsin-like serine protease gives MLKRVLVVLLAAMVLTPAGQATGAGDLVGGREADEPYPFIASLHSASGKAFCAGTLIAADWLVTAGHCVEGKNSANLGARIGSTDNTQGGEIAKLAEIIVNPSYNPEPEHAGGDLALVRLAAPVKAAPIAIGAVVAPGTPTRLLGWGQTCPTSGCGKGPAKLQQLDTKIVEGTRCTAKFDGAVELCTDNPGGNTGSCYGDSGGPEIAKVDEKWVLLGTISRPGNADPVCATSPSIATSVVAYAQWIAEKITPPAA, from the coding sequence GTGCTCAAGCGCGTGCTCGTGGTCCTGCTCGCGGCGATGGTCCTCACGCCGGCCGGGCAGGCCACGGGCGCGGGCGACCTCGTCGGCGGGAGAGAGGCCGACGAGCCCTATCCGTTCATCGCGTCCCTGCATTCGGCCTCCGGCAAGGCTTTCTGCGCCGGGACGCTGATCGCGGCGGACTGGCTCGTGACGGCGGGGCACTGCGTCGAGGGCAAGAACTCGGCGAATCTGGGCGCGCGGATCGGCAGCACCGACAACACCCAGGGCGGTGAGATCGCGAAGCTCGCCGAGATCATCGTGAACCCGTCCTACAACCCCGAACCCGAGCACGCGGGCGGGGATCTCGCGCTGGTGCGGCTGGCCGCACCGGTGAAGGCGGCGCCGATCGCGATCGGGGCCGTCGTGGCGCCCGGGACCCCGACGAGGCTGCTCGGCTGGGGCCAGACGTGCCCGACTTCGGGCTGTGGCAAGGGTCCGGCGAAGCTGCAGCAACTGGACACGAAGATCGTCGAAGGCACGCGATGCACCGCGAAGTTCGACGGCGCCGTCGAGTTGTGCACCGACAACCCCGGCGGGAACACGGGCTCCTGCTACGGCGATTCCGGCGGGCCGGAGATCGCCAAGGTCGACGAGAAGTGGGTGCTGCTGGGCACGATCAGCCGCCCGGGCAACGCGGATCCGGTATGCGCGACCTCGCCGTCGATCGCGACTTCCGTGGTCGCGTACGCGCAGTGGATCGCGGAGAAGATCACGCCGCCCGCGGCGTGA
- a CDS encoding class II fumarate hydratase produces MAEQEYRIEHDTMGEVRVPVDALYRAQTQRAVENFPISGRGLERAQIRALGLLKAAAARVNAQLGVLDAEVAEAIAKAADEVAEGKHDAHFPIDVFQTGSGTSSNMNANEVIATLASKALGRDVHPNDHVNASQSSNDTFPTTIHVAATEAVLSDVIPALEYLAAAIETRAGEWADIVKSGRTHLMDAVPITFGQEAGAWASQVRFGVERLKSGLPRLGELPIGGTAVGSGLNAPEGFGAAVSQELASVTGLPLTEARDHFEAQATQDSVVETSGHLRTVAVSLNKIANDLRWLGSGPRTGLAELALPDLQPGSSIMPGKVNPVIPEATLQVVAQVIGNDAAVAFAGAAGNFQLNVNLPVIARNVLESARLLAAVSRLLADKVFAGVTVNADRAREYAEGSPSIVTPLNKYIGYEEAAAIAKQALKELKTIREVVIERGHVANGKLTEAQLDEALDVLRMARGGR; encoded by the coding sequence ATGGCTGAACAGGAATACCGGATCGAACACGACACCATGGGCGAGGTGCGCGTCCCCGTCGACGCCCTCTACCGCGCGCAGACGCAGCGCGCCGTCGAGAACTTCCCGATCTCCGGCCGGGGCCTGGAGCGCGCCCAGATCCGCGCGCTCGGCCTGCTGAAGGCCGCCGCGGCGCGGGTCAACGCGCAGCTCGGCGTACTGGACGCCGAGGTCGCCGAGGCCATCGCGAAGGCCGCGGACGAGGTCGCCGAAGGCAAGCACGACGCGCACTTCCCGATCGACGTGTTCCAGACCGGTTCCGGGACCTCGTCGAACATGAACGCCAACGAGGTCATCGCGACGCTCGCGTCGAAGGCGCTGGGCCGCGACGTGCACCCGAACGACCACGTCAACGCCTCGCAGTCGTCGAACGACACCTTCCCGACGACGATCCACGTCGCCGCGACGGAAGCAGTGCTCTCCGATGTGATCCCCGCTCTGGAGTACCTGGCCGCCGCCATCGAGACGCGCGCGGGCGAATGGGCGGACATCGTCAAATCCGGCCGCACGCATCTGATGGACGCCGTGCCGATCACGTTCGGCCAGGAGGCGGGCGCGTGGGCGTCGCAGGTCCGGTTCGGTGTCGAGCGGCTGAAGTCGGGCCTGCCGCGGCTCGGCGAACTGCCGATCGGCGGGACCGCGGTCGGCTCCGGGCTGAACGCGCCCGAGGGCTTCGGCGCGGCGGTCTCGCAGGAGCTGGCTTCGGTGACCGGTCTTCCGCTGACCGAGGCGCGCGACCACTTCGAGGCGCAGGCGACGCAGGACAGCGTCGTCGAGACGTCCGGGCATCTGCGCACGGTCGCGGTGTCGCTGAACAAGATCGCGAACGACCTGCGCTGGCTGGGGTCCGGCCCGCGCACCGGGCTCGCCGAGCTGGCCCTGCCGGATCTCCAGCCGGGTTCGTCGATCATGCCGGGCAAGGTGAACCCGGTGATCCCGGAGGCGACGCTGCAGGTGGTCGCCCAGGTGATCGGCAACGACGCGGCGGTCGCCTTCGCCGGCGCGGCGGGCAACTTCCAGCTCAACGTGAACCTGCCGGTGATCGCGCGCAACGTGCTCGAATCGGCGCGGCTGCTCGCCGCGGTCTCGCGGCTGCTGGCGGACAAGGTGTTCGCGGGTGTGACGGTGAACGCCGACCGCGCGCGCGAGTACGCCGAGGGCTCGCCTTCGATCGTGACGCCGCTGAACAAATACATCGGCTACGAAGAGGCCGCCGCCATCGCGAAGCAGGCACTCAAAGAGCTGAAGACGATCCGCGAGGTCGTGATCGAACGCGGTCACGTCGCGAACGGCAAACTCACCGAAGCGCAGCTGGACGAGGCTCTCGACGTCCTCCGCATGGCGCGCGGAGGCCGCTAA